From Micromonospora echinaurantiaca:
ACGCCGTCGACGCCGTGCACGGCGACCCAGTGCGGCACCGGCACCCCGCGCAGGGCCGCGGCCAGTGGCCACTCCAGCGCGGCGCGGGGCAGGGTCCGGGAGCGGTCCATCCGCCGCTGTGAGCCGCGCCGGCGCATCACCTCGTCGAGCGTGTCCGACGGCGGGAAGTCCGGCAGCGGGGCCGCCTGCGGCCACGGCTGCCCGAGGTCGGTCCGGTCGCCCGCGCGCTGCGCGGCGGTGCAGAGCGGCAGTTCGACCGGCGGCAGGTCGCCCGGGGCGGCGGGCCCGGCCGGCCCGATCGCCGGCTCGCCGTCGCCGAGGGACAGCAGGGCCAGCGGGTACTCGTGCACCCCGTCCGCGCCGACCAGGGTCCGCAGCACGGCGTCCGGGAAGCGTGACCGCAGCCGGGCCGGGAGACCGGCGCTCGCGGCGGCCGCCGACAGCTGGGACAGCAGCGTGCCGGCGTCCCAGTAGAGGTGCCGCCAGCCCCGCTCGGCGTAGCGCCAACCGGTCCGCCACGGCACGCCGGTCACCACGAGCGTGGTCACCGCCCCGGCGGCGGCGGGGGCGACCTGGACCAGCGCGTGCCGCGCCGGGTCGTACCAGTGCACGCCGTCCGGGACCCCGGCGACGCCGCGGGTGCTCGCGTAGACCTCCAGCGGGAAGCGCGCCCCGGCCGACCCGGCGGCCCGGTAGTAGATCGGCCGGCCGTCGCGCCGGGCGGTGCGGACCACGCCGGCGCCCAGGAACAGCACGCGCCCGAGCTGCGCCGCGTCGAGTGGCCGGGCCGGGCCGGTGACGCCGGCGAGAACGGCCGTCGCCGGTACGCCCGGGTCGGGCAGGTCCCGCGGCAGCGCCACGACGGGCAACCCGTCCGGGTAGCCCTTCACCGGCGGAGGCAGGGTCGCGGGATCGTTCGGCACGAGGTCCTGGCGCACCCGCGGGTCGTCCGCCGGCACGTTCCACTCGCGGCTCGGCAGGTAGGACGTCAGCCGGTGCAGCAGCCCGGCGCCGGAGTCGAGATCCATTCGGGTTCGCATGGTTCATGATCCAATTTCGCACTATAGGTCCCGTATAACGGCAACTCCACTGCCTAGCCTCACTTAACCCACGTCAACAATGGCGTTCGATATTGCCTGCCTGCACCCGTCGGACTGTCGACGTCGCCGACATTCTCCTATGGCTGTTTGGGGTTGACGTGCTCTAACGAATCGGCGGCTTGTGCAACTGACAAGCCTAACGAAACGACTTAACAACGGAGGTGCCGGCAAATCCGTTCCCGACTTCCACACTCGCTGCTGCCGATCGAGCCATCACCGGTTCCCGGGCACGCCATGGGCAAGGCCGATGATGAAGGTCGGCACGAGCAGTGGCGCCGAGTCACGCCAACCCGACACCACTGCTCGCCCCCGATTGAGTCGCCTATCACCGTCTCACCCTCGATCTAGCTCCGTGACATTGGGTAATGGCTTGACTCCGACTGGAAGTAACCACCTCCGGCCTCTAGCAGGTTAGACCTGGCGACCACACACTGCAAGATGGTTCGCGGACCTGGCTCAGGCTGGGGCCGAACGGAGTCGAACGCCGATCGCCGCGCGATCAAGAGGGAAGGGGGATAGACAAGATCAGGTTTTCGGCCTCACCGACTGTAGCCAGATCAGATGTATCGAAGGCGGCATTGGCGTAGGGGCGCACCACGGACCGGCTAGAGCGTGTCTCGAAGTGCGTGCGTGTAGCCACTCGTTGATGGCGGTGACGTGGATGGTGGCTTCGTAGCGGACGGCCAGCTTGTCGTATCGGGTGGCCAGGCCCCGGTGGCGTTTGAGCCGGTTGATGCCGCACTCGATAGCGTGGCGCTGCCGGTAGACCTCGGGATCGAAGGCGGGTGGCCGGCCGCCGGCGGAGCCTTTGGCGCGGCGGTGCGCGTCCTGGTCGACCTTGCTGGGGATGCAGGCCTTGATTCCACGGCGGCGCAGGTGGGCGCGGTTGGCGCGGGAGGTGTAGGCACGGTCGGCGATGACCCGGTCCGGTCGCACGCGGGGGCGGCCCGTGCCGAGCCGAGGTACGCGTATACCGGCCAGCACCGCGGCGAATTGTGGGCTGTCACCGCGGTGCCCGGCGGTCAGCAGCATCGACAGTGGCTTGCCGCCCTGCTCGCACGCCAGGTGCAGCTTCGTGGTCCACCCGCCGCGGGAACGCCCGAGGGCGTGGTCGGCTCGCTCCGCCCCCACCCCACCCGGCGGCTCGGCCTGCTGCTGCGGGCACCGACGTGCGCCGGCGGCGTGCTGGTGGGCCCGAGCGATGGTGGAGTCGACGCTGACATCCCAGGTGATCAACCCAGCCAAGTCGGCGCAGGCCTGAAGCTCGGTGACGATCTGCTGCCAGACCCCGGCCCGCTGCCACCGTCGAAACAGCGCGTACACGGCTTGCCAGGAGCCATAACACGCCGGCACATCCCGCCACGGCGCACCGACGCGAACCCGCCACCGGATGCCGTCGATGAGCTGCCGCTTGCTCCACTACGACGGCCGACCTGGCCGCTTGCCCGCAGGCAGCAGCGGCGCCAGCACCGCCCACTGCGCGTCGGTCAGGTCGTGCCGCCTCATCACCGCTATGGTGGCCACGAGGTCTCCGGTATTCAGGTTCTTCTTGGTCGAAAAACCCTCTACCGGAGACCTCGCCGTCTATCGATCACCGACACGCCGCCCCCGACTTCGAGACACTGCCTAGGGCCATGCCGTAGACCGAGGCGTCGGAACCCTACGTATTGAAGCTTAGAAAAGGGCGATCAGAACGCTTGGCCTGGCCGGGGTTCAGTCGCAAGGGCGGCATGACCTAGGCTGTGCACGTGGCTCATCTGCCAGAGACGTGGTGCCTTCCAGTCATACGTGCGGACTTTCGCGACGACGCTATCTGGGGGCAGATAAAGGACGAGATCCTAAGCCCCACGAAAGAGGGCTTCGTTGCCAGCGTCGAGTTCGTCGAAGACCGAGCGCTGATTGGCCTCAGCGAGACGGCAATCGCAGCCGGCTACCCCCGCGCCTACCCGCGTCAGTACAGGCACCCGGTCGTGTTCATCGTCGACGCCCTCACCGTCTCTCTGCCGGAGCGTCCCCTGCTTGTCGTCAATCTGAACGAGAGAGACGAGACAGGACCGTTTAGAACGCTGCCGAGGCAGGTCCATGCGATTGGAAACAACCTATCGATTGCGAACATGGACTTCTTTGAATTTGCGCGATCGACAGGATCGGATGGCGTCTTTCGAGGCTTCTAATCAAACTGCTATACGGTCCGCAGAATCTGTCCCTTGTAAACTATAATTACATTGATTGGTAATGATGAGTGGTCTGCATCGTCTTGATCGTCTCGGACGGCCTGTGAGCCGAGTCGAGCGTTGCTGCCGTGACTCCCGCCTCTTCAGTGGCGCTACCCCTCGCAGTAAGCCGCTTGATGACCGGAACGTGTCGTGCGGATCGCGCTCGTACTCACACCAGGTTCCTCCGGGAGTACCCGCTCCGGGTACTCGGGTTCGGATCAGGCGTGACCTGTTGGCATCGGCTACGAGACTGCAACGACGCGGGCGTGTGGGACCGACTGCACGGTGTCCTACTGGGCAAGCCCTGGGCCGCCGGCCACCTGAACATGTCCCGGGCGTGGTGAGCGACGGCTCCTGCATCCGAATGATCAACGAGGGTGCCCAATACCGGCCCGAGCTCGCCGCGCGAACTCGAAACATCAATTAATCACTGACGGAGATGGCATCCTCCTCGCCGCGGACTCGGATGCCTCTGGTCAATGGGGACATTGTCGATCAGGGCAGCAGCAAGGGTGACGTCGTGGCGATCGTGGCCGGCCACGGCACCGGGCAACGCCTTCACCGGATACGAGACAGCCCTTACGACCTCGTGCACGGTTGCGGATCTTTAGGTATCGATGATCGTTATTCGAGTCATGGTCGGTGCTGCGATCCTGATGAATCGTCGGATGAGGGGGCTGTCCCGGCTGGTGATCGAGGGCTGGTTGTGGAGCTGGCGCCGCGCTGGCAGGCCCGGCACCGTGATCGGCTTGCCGCTCGGACGCGTCGGCGCGGGATTGGCGCTGGGGCGAAACACCGGTTCGAGTTCAGGGATCGCCTGTTGGCCACGCTGGTGCATCTACGGCACGGGTTGACCCATGACGTGGT
This genomic window contains:
- a CDS encoding nitroreductase family protein, which gives rise to MRTRMDLDSGAGLLHRLTSYLPSREWNVPADDPRVRQDLVPNDPATLPPPVKGYPDGLPVVALPRDLPDPGVPATAVLAGVTGPARPLDAAQLGRVLFLGAGVVRTARRDGRPIYYRAAGSAGARFPLEVYASTRGVAGVPDGVHWYDPARHALVQVAPAAAGAVTTLVVTGVPWRTGWRYAERGWRHLYWDAGTLLSQLSAAAASAGLPARLRSRFPDAVLRTLVGADGVHEYPLALLSLGDGEPAIGPAGPAAPGDLPPVELPLCTAAQRAGDRTDLGQPWPQAAPLPDFPPSDTLDEVMRRRGSQRRMDRSRTLPRAALEWPLAAALRGVPVPHWVAVHGVDGVPPGLYRWPDLSRPLRAGDLRDELLRICLDQSLAGDAAYVVIAATPLAGLDDRGYRDAQLAAGLVEGRLHLAAYALGAGASGMTFIDSEVPGLLAEPDELAALLFTCVGVPAYRSRAGGRPGAPVEIRPVVPRLGRS
- a CDS encoding DUF6924 domain-containing protein — its product is MAHLPETWCLPVIRADFRDDAIWGQIKDEILSPTKEGFVASVEFVEDRALIGLSETAIAAGYPRAYPRQYRHPVVFIVDALTVSLPERPLLVVNLNERDETGPFRTLPRQVHAIGNNLSIANMDFFEFARSTGSDGVFRGF
- a CDS encoding helix-turn-helix domain-containing protein → MPLVNGDIVDQGSSKGDVVAIVAGHGTGQRLHRIRDSPYDLVHGCGSLGIDDRYSSHGRCCDPDESSDEGAVPAGDRGLVVELAPRWQARHRDRLAARTRRRGIGAGAKHRFEFRDRLLATLVHLRHGLTHDVVADWFGVHRSTITRSSPRRGRCWRARLPGARRRDYAPSPTWRPTWATTRRR